From a single Sphingosinicellaceae bacterium genomic region:
- a CDS encoding DHA2 family efflux MFS transporter permease subunit, which yields MASAAAGGWTDERSAAGDRNPWAIVAVISIATFMEVLDTSIANVSLTNIAGGLSVSLDQATWVLTSYLVSNAIVIPISGWLSDVIGRKRYYMLSVALFTAASLLCGLAPNIQVLVIARILQGIGGGGLAPSEQSILADTFPPAKRGQAFAAYAIVVVVGPVLGPTLGGYITDNISWHWIFLINVPIGIGSLLLVNTFVCEPEALKKERAAKLKSGLSVDWVGFLLIAIGLGCLEVTLDRGEREDWFDSNFILVTAALSATALIALVVWELNRKDPIVNLRLMGNRNFSIALFVMLTTGLILFGTTQLIPQLLQEVLGYSATDAGLAMTVGGIVTIVVMPLVGVLTGKVDTRLLLFPALVVTALALWNLSHFNADISFWDAAQGRLFQAVALPFLFVPINTVAFVGLPKNQTNQASALLNVARNLGGTFGISWAQTLLAQRGQVQQSRIVEGLSPLNPNYNEGLGNIAGLVGQATDANMTQLGILYSQVQKQAQTLAFLDTFHALMIFVIIVAPLTLFLRPPKPGEGGGEGGA from the coding sequence GTGGCGAGCGCGGCCGCGGGTGGCTGGACCGACGAGCGTTCGGCGGCGGGCGACCGCAACCCGTGGGCGATCGTCGCGGTGATCAGCATCGCGACCTTCATGGAGGTGCTCGACACCTCGATCGCTAATGTCAGCCTGACCAACATCGCCGGCGGCCTGTCGGTATCGCTCGACCAGGCGACCTGGGTGCTGACCAGCTACCTGGTCTCGAACGCGATCGTCATCCCGATCTCGGGGTGGCTGTCCGACGTCATCGGGCGCAAGCGCTATTACATGCTGTCGGTGGCGCTGTTCACGGCGGCATCGTTGCTGTGCGGGCTGGCGCCGAACATCCAGGTCCTGGTGATTGCGCGCATCCTGCAGGGCATCGGCGGCGGCGGGCTGGCACCGTCGGAGCAGTCGATTCTCGCCGACACTTTCCCGCCGGCGAAGCGCGGGCAGGCATTCGCGGCCTACGCCATCGTCGTCGTCGTCGGGCCGGTGCTCGGGCCGACGCTGGGCGGCTACATCACCGACAACATCAGCTGGCACTGGATCTTCCTGATCAACGTGCCGATCGGCATCGGCTCGCTGCTCCTCGTCAACACCTTCGTCTGCGAGCCCGAGGCGTTGAAGAAGGAGCGTGCGGCAAAGCTCAAGTCGGGCCTCAGTGTCGACTGGGTTGGCTTCCTGCTCATCGCCATCGGGCTCGGTTGCCTCGAGGTGACGCTGGACCGCGGCGAGCGCGAGGACTGGTTCGACAGCAACTTCATCCTTGTCACGGCGGCGCTGTCGGCGACCGCGCTGATCGCGCTGGTCGTGTGGGAGCTCAACCGCAAGGACCCGATCGTCAACCTGCGGCTGATGGGCAACCGCAACTTCTCGATTGCGCTGTTCGTGATGCTGACTACGGGGCTGATCCTGTTCGGGACGACGCAGTTGATCCCGCAGCTGCTGCAGGAGGTGCTGGGCTATTCCGCCACCGACGCTGGACTGGCGATGACCGTCGGCGGCATTGTCACGATCGTCGTCATGCCGCTCGTCGGGGTGCTGACCGGCAAGGTCGATACGCGGCTGTTGCTGTTTCCGGCGCTGGTGGTGACCGCACTGGCGCTGTGGAACCTGTCGCATTTCAACGCCGATATCTCGTTCTGGGACGCAGCGCAGGGGCGGCTGTTCCAGGCGGTGGCGCTGCCGTTCCTGTTCGTGCCGATCAATACCGTCGCCTTCGTCGGGCTGCCCAAGAACCAGACCAACCAGGCCTCGGCGCTCCTCAACGTGGCGCGCAATCTCGGCGGGACTTTCGGCATCTCGTGGGCGCAGACTTTGCTCGCCCAGCGTGGCCAGGTCCAGCAGTCGCGGATCGTCGAGGGGCTGAGCCCGCTCAACCCGAACTACAACGAGGGGCTGGGTAATATCGCCGGGCTGGTCGGGCAGGCGACCGATGCCAACATGACCCAGCTCGGCATCCTCTACAGCCAGGTCCAGAAGCAGGCGCAGACGCTCGCCTTCCTCGACACCTTCCACGCGTTGATGATCTTCGTCATCATCGTCGCGCCGCTGACCCTGTTCCTGCGCCCGCCCAAGCCCGGCGAAGGCGGCGGGGAGGGCGGGGCATGA
- a CDS encoding efflux transporter outer membrane subunit: protein MKRAGILLALLASACTVGPDYAPPALPTPPAYGEPQSTDTRPFDIARWWQGFGDPELNRLIAIALADSLDIQTAASRIRQARTDVRIARAEGLPTVDAMAGDNYIKLSKNAGISSLASQFGGGASGGGAAGGGSSGSGGGIALPGGGINTFSLGFDATWELDLFGGVRRGIEGAVARVDAAVWNARDAQVTLTSEVADAYLQLRLAQNRELVAKAEIARQTRSLDLLVKTATVGLVPESNLLQQRTQLAAAQATLPQILTEEHVQMHALSVLLAKAPDTLTAELSQRRVDPPVPPVIPPGLPSELLRRRPDIRAAERNLAGATADIGVAVADLYPKLSLTGAAELLSSSLSKLFTADSIQITGGAALSFPLLDWGRRKATVRARREAATQAYLDYQRTVLAALRDVDDALVRIATEQQRVAVLTAGVVDAERSVHAVQARYVSGLENLTAVLDAQQALLQTRDTLAQSDGALRRDTVSLYKALGGGWSDMPVPDAPRPRDKKRFPDATGASGS from the coding sequence ATGAAGCGCGCCGGCATCCTCCTCGCCCTGCTCGCCAGCGCCTGCACGGTCGGCCCGGACTACGCGCCGCCCGCCCTGCCGACGCCCCCGGCCTACGGCGAGCCGCAGTCGACCGATACGCGCCCGTTCGACATCGCGAGATGGTGGCAGGGCTTCGGCGATCCCGAGCTGAACCGGCTCATCGCCATCGCGCTCGCCGACAGCCTCGACATCCAGACCGCGGCGTCGCGCATCCGGCAGGCACGCACCGACGTTCGCATCGCCCGCGCCGAGGGCTTGCCGACCGTCGATGCGATGGCGGGGGACAATTACATCAAGCTCAGCAAGAACGCCGGCATCTCCTCGCTGGCGAGCCAGTTCGGCGGTGGGGCGAGCGGCGGCGGCGCGGCCGGCGGGGGTTCATCCGGCTCCGGCGGCGGAATCGCGCTACCGGGCGGCGGTATCAACACCTTCTCGCTGGGCTTCGATGCGACCTGGGAGCTCGACCTGTTCGGCGGTGTCCGGCGCGGCATCGAAGGCGCCGTCGCTCGCGTTGATGCGGCCGTGTGGAATGCCCGCGATGCGCAGGTGACGCTGACCTCCGAAGTCGCCGACGCCTATCTCCAGCTCCGCCTCGCGCAGAACCGGGAACTCGTCGCCAAGGCCGAGATCGCCCGCCAGACGCGCAGCCTCGACCTGCTGGTCAAGACGGCTACGGTAGGGCTCGTGCCGGAGAGCAACTTGCTCCAGCAGCGCACGCAGCTTGCGGCCGCGCAGGCGACGCTGCCGCAGATCCTCACCGAGGAACACGTCCAGATGCACGCGCTGAGCGTACTGCTCGCCAAGGCGCCTGACACGCTGACCGCCGAGCTGTCGCAACGCCGCGTCGACCCGCCGGTACCCCCGGTTATTCCGCCCGGCCTGCCCTCCGAACTGCTGCGCCGCCGTCCCGACATCCGCGCCGCCGAACGCAATCTTGCCGGCGCTACCGCGGATATCGGGGTCGCGGTGGCCGATCTCTATCCGAAGCTGTCGCTAACCGGCGCGGCGGAGCTGCTGTCGTCGTCGCTGTCGAAGCTGTTTACCGCGGACTCGATCCAGATCACCGGCGGCGCGGCGCTCAGCTTTCCGCTCCTCGACTGGGGCCGCCGCAAGGCGACCGTCCGCGCCCGGCGCGAGGCCGCGACCCAAGCCTATCTCGATTATCAGCGGACCGTGCTCGCGGCGCTGCGCGACGTCGACGATGCGCTGGTCCGGATTGCCACCGAGCAGCAGCGCGTCGCGGTGCTCACGGCGGGCGTCGTCGATGCCGAGCGGTCCGTCCACGCCGTGCAGGCGCGCTATGTCTCCGGCCTCGAGAACCTGACCGCGGTCCTCGACGCCCAGCAAGCGTTGCTTCAAACGCGCGACACGCTGGCGCAAAGCGACGGTGCCCTGCGCCGCGACACGGTCTCGCTCTACAAGGCGCTCGGCGGCGGCTGGTCGGACATGCCCGTCCCCGATGCGCCCAGGCCGCGCGATAAAAAGCGCTTTCCGGACGCCACAGGCGCTTCCGGATCGTAA
- a CDS encoding HlyD family secretion protein, whose translation MTSTDENRQDRDRPEPDGRDAEAAPVQPDEPHPDDDAKKPVGNDDAGKSEPAKGGDGDDEEPKEPEKLPLYKRPLFWIIGGIVLVVLIVGGTLYWLHARQYTSTDDAFVDAHIVRLSAEVSGRLTGVAELDNRHVVAGQILATIEPTSANATLEQARGQLVTAQANVRAAVAQVAAARATRAQAVATARGPAAQAEQARRDLERYLALQQLDPAAVAGTQLDAARANARNTEAQAAAARRDIASQTANIEVAKKQADASRAQIIAARAQIASASNTVGNLHIVAPISGQVVNRSVNLGSYVAPGQQVMAIVPDRLWITANFKETQLVDMRRGQHVDIKVDAFPDVDFEGHVDSIQRGAGQAFALLPPQNATGNYVKVVQRVPVRILFDRPDPRRYAIGPGMSVIPTVKVR comes from the coding sequence ATGACCAGCACTGACGAAAATAGGCAAGATCGCGACCGACCTGAACCGGATGGCCGAGATGCGGAAGCTGCTCCCGTACAGCCTGACGAGCCGCATCCCGACGACGATGCGAAGAAACCCGTGGGAAATGACGATGCTGGAAAATCTGAGCCGGCAAAGGGCGGTGACGGGGACGATGAAGAGCCCAAGGAGCCGGAGAAGCTGCCGCTCTACAAGCGCCCGCTTTTCTGGATCATCGGCGGCATCGTCCTCGTTGTCCTGATCGTCGGCGGCACGCTCTACTGGCTCCACGCCCGGCAATACACGTCGACCGACGACGCCTTCGTCGACGCGCACATCGTGCGGCTTTCAGCCGAGGTGTCCGGTCGCCTGACCGGGGTCGCGGAGCTTGATAACCGCCATGTCGTCGCTGGGCAGATTCTCGCTACCATCGAGCCGACCAGCGCCAACGCGACGCTGGAGCAGGCGCGCGGCCAGCTGGTCACGGCGCAGGCCAACGTCCGCGCCGCCGTGGCGCAGGTCGCCGCGGCGCGCGCGACCCGGGCGCAGGCGGTAGCGACCGCGCGTGGCCCCGCGGCGCAGGCCGAGCAGGCCCGGCGCGACCTCGAACGCTATCTGGCGCTGCAGCAGCTTGACCCGGCGGCGGTGGCCGGGACCCAACTCGACGCGGCCCGGGCCAACGCGCGCAACACCGAGGCGCAGGCCGCCGCGGCGCGCCGTGATATCGCCAGCCAGACCGCCAACATCGAGGTCGCGAAGAAGCAGGCGGACGCCAGCCGTGCGCAGATCATCGCCGCGCGTGCCCAGATCGCCAGTGCGTCGAACACCGTCGGCAACCTGCACATCGTCGCGCCAATCTCGGGTCAGGTCGTCAACCGCAGCGTCAACCTCGGCTCGTACGTCGCGCCGGGGCAGCAGGTCATGGCGATAGTCCCCGACCGGCTGTGGATTACTGCCAATTTCAAGGAGACGCAGCTCGTCGACATGCGCCGTGGCCAGCATGTCGACATTAAGGTCGACGCCTTCCCCGACGTCGACTTCGAGGGCCACGTCGACTCGATCCAGCGCGGCGCGGGCCAGGCCTTTGCGCTGCTGCCGCCGCAGAACGCCACCGGCAACTACGTCAAGGTCGTCCAGCGTGTGCCGGTCCGGATCCTGTTCGACCGTCCCGACCCGCGCCGCTATGCGATCGGCCCGGGCATGTCGGTGATCCCTACGGTCAAGGTCCGCTGA